Part of the Pirellulales bacterium genome is shown below.
GGTTTTGCTATGGATTAGCGGCGCTGTGGTTCACCTGTTATTTTTGCTGTATTCCATTGCTTGTGCGCGAAACGTTGCTCGCCGGGCTGTACCGATCGCCAATGCGCAATTTCATGCGGCGTTGAACGATTCGCAACTTCGGCTGGTCGGAAGCCGAAACGTCCATTTGCTAAAATCGACCGAAACCAAAATTCCTGTCGTCATCGGAGTATTTTGGCCACGAATTCTGTTGCCTGCGGATGTTTGCCGTTGGTCTACAAGCCGTCTACGGATGGTGTTGTCGCACGAATTGGCTCACGTCCAGCGGCGCGATGTCTTGTGGCAGCTTATTGCCCGCACCGTTGCCGCCGGCTATTGGTTCCATCCGCTGGTGTGGATTGCCGTGCGCTCCATGCGGCGGGAGCGAGAACAAGCTTGCGATAACCAGGTATTGTTGATGGGGATTACGTCGGTGGATTATGCGGCGGGATTAGTCGAAGTGGCGGCTTTGTTGCTGGGCAGTAAAAAAACGCTGACCGGCGGCATCGGCATGATTCAACCCTCGCAATTGGAAGGACGAGTACGGGCCATCCTCGACAAAACTTCCGCGCGCAATCCGGTTTCCGTTTGGGCGCGCCGCATGATTCTACTGGCCACCGCATGCGTTGTGCTAACGTTGGGACTGCTGCGGCCGTTTAGCCCGGTTCCCAGCCGCGCGGCGGATCAGCCGATTGCAGAAAGCAAACCGGCCGCGCCCGCTAAACCGCCGGTCGACACAGAGAAAACCAGCCCCGAAGTAAAGTCAGAAACCAAGTCCGACACAGTCGCCGATTCGACCAAGAAACTGCTGTTCGACGAGGAGGGCAACCAGCCGACCAAAGGCAGCATCCGGATTCATGTGGTCGATTTCCAAGGCCAGCCGCTTTCCGATGCCAAAATTACCGTCTCCGTGGCAACTCACGACGATAAGTTCAAAAACAAGCGAGATTACATCACCGATGCCGATGGTCAAGTAAATGCCGACTTGCCCAGCACGCTATACATTCTGCGTTTGTGGGCCAACAAGTCTGGTTATGTTTCCGGCTTCCACGGTTGGGAAAAAGATCCGCCTGCCAAGCGGAAGCCCGTTCCGGAAGAATTTACGTTCCATTTGAAAACAGGTACCGTGATGGGTGGAACGGTGGTGGATGAAGAAGGCAAACCCATTGCCGGGGCGACCGTAACCATTAACAGCGACCCCGGCGGATTGCTGGCGTACGACGACTTGAAAACTGATGCCGAAGGCCGCTGGAAATTAGGCACGGCGCCGCCAGGAGATAAGCTGGTCATCCACGTCATAGCCAGCCATCCAGATTTCATCAGCGTGCGTTCCTATTATGACATGAACTTGGATGACCGTGTTCCAATCGAACAATTGCGCAATCAAACCGCCAGCATTGTGCTAAAACGTGGCGTGCATGTGACCGGCATCGTGACCGATCCGGATGGCAAACCGGTGGCCAAAGCGCTGGCTATTTGGGGAGATCGACCCTATTGGGAACACAAGCCGCAGCAGGAAGTGCATACCGACGACCAGGGAGTGTATCACTTACCCCCTTTGCCGCCCGGACCCATGCGAGTAACCATTGTCGCCCAAGGCTGGATGCCTGACATGCGGCAGATTGAAATTAAGCCAAATTTAGCGCCGGTGGATTTTCAATTGAAGCCGGGAAAAACGTTGCGAATTCGATTGGTGGACCACGATGGCACGCCGGTGACCGATGCCCTGTTTCACATTGAAAACTGGCATGGCGCGCAATCGCTGTACAACGATAAGCATTCCAACGTCATCGATTCCAAAATTCCGCGCTACCCGGACAAAAACGGCATTTACGAGTGGACCTGGGCACCGGACGACGCGGTTAAATTTCACGTTTCGGCCGAGGGAGATTTCGCCGCGCCGGAAGTCGACTTCACGGCCGACGATCAAGAGCACGTGTTCACGCTCCCGCCGTTGTTGCGCATTTCGGGCCATGTGACCGATGCCAATACAGGCCAACCGATCGATAAATTCACGATCGTGCCGGTGGAAGAGTTGGGCGAGAATTTGCTGGTGACGCTTCGCCCGAAGGCGAAAGAACAAACTGGCGGGCAATTCGTGCTGGATAAATTGGATCGGACCGATGTGGCTCATCGGGTGCGCGTCGAAGCCCACGGTTATCGGTCTGCGATCAGTGGATTGTTTCATGTGGGGGACAAAAACACGACGGCCGATTTCCAACTGCAACCGGCGCCGGCAGCCAGCGGTCGAGTGCTGGATGCGGAAGGCCAGCCGGTAAAGGGCGCCAAAGTTTTTTTGGCGACCAAAACGCAGCAGCTCGATAATCCTGAAAGCGACCAGCATGAAATGTTCAGCGATAATTTTTGTTTGGAGACTAACGCGCAAGGAGAATTTGCTTTTCCCGCACAATGTGAACGATATATCGTGATGGTAATTCATGATGCGGGCTATGCCGAGCTTGATTTGCAGCCCGATCAGATTCCCGGCGACATGAAATTGGAAAAGTGGGCCCGCATTGAAGGAAACTTGTGGCAAGCGGGCCAGCCGGCGGCGAAGGCGCAAATCGACTTCGATCCGCTGCACTGTAACTTTTTTCGGATGGGTGACATGCCGTACATTGCCGACCACGATGGCACGCAAACCGACGAGCATGGCCACTTTGTGCTGGAGCGCGTGCCGCCGATCAAATGTTCTGTTTCCGCTGAGCTGTCACCGTGGCAAAACTATCCGATTACATCCAGCCAGCACGTTCCCTTGAATTTGCAGCCGGGCCAAACGGTGATGCTCAATCTCGGTGGCGACGGCGCGCAAATGAAAGGGCAAGTAAAGTTGGCCGGTGAAAAAGCCGACAATTTCGATTTGAATTGGTCATTGAATTATCTGCTCCGTAAAGCACCTGGAATTGAACCGCCTGCGGAACTATCGAACACGGAATTCAATTGGCGGTACGGCTGGAGCGAGGTGTGGTGTGACAGTCAAGAAGGGAACGTCTATCGTTCCACGTTGAACCATTATTTTGTGCGGCTGAATTCCGATGGCAAGCTGCTCATCAGCGGCGTGCCAGCCGGCGAATATGAACTAGCACTGCGCATTTACGAACATAAAGAGCCCACGGCCTGCATGGTTAATCCGGTAGGATCGAAGATTGTTTCGTTTCAGGTGACCGAGGCCGATGTGGCCAAAGGCACGCTCGATTTGGGCACGATTACAGTCGATGCTACGCGGGGATCGCAACTTGGTGACAGGATGCCTGATTTTGAATTTCAAACGCTAGACGGGGCGAAAAAGAAGCTCAGCGATTTTCGTGGCCAATACGTGCTGATCGATTTTTGGGCCACCTGGTGCAATTCGTGTGTTGCCGAGTTGCCGCAGCTACAATCGTTGCAAGATCAACCTAGCGCTAGCGGAAAACTCGCCGTGCTTGGCGTTAACCTGGACTCCGATCAATCCGCGGCCCGTGCATTCATCCAGCGACATCCTTTACCGGTGATGCAGGGATTTTTGGAAGAGGGGCCACCAGCGAAGGATTTGACTTGTTGGGCTGCCAGTTCCATCCCGTCGTACATTCTGATTTCGCCGGACGGAAAATTGGTGCAAAAAAGCTTTTCACTCAGCGAGATCAAAGACAAACTGGCCGCGCTCATGGCTCACTAGCGGAGCGCTGCGAAGATTGCTTTGGCCGCTGTGCAGGATCGTTCTTATCGGAGGGTGCATCAACCGATTTCGATTCATTTTCCGCAGCGGGCGGAAATAGGTTGTCGTACCGCGTTTGGCCCAGCCGGACGACGACAAGTTTTTGCTGCACTTCGTCGGAATCTGGCTGCGGTTCGGTGAAGAAGTAATGGCCCAAGGTGCCGGGACGTTCGGGTGACGCGGTAAGCACCAGCATTTGGCTGGGCTCCAAAGTGGCATCGAACGCCAAGCGTTCGAACACGCGCTTGGGTTTTCCTGATTGCGGAAGAATGCGGCCATCTTCGGAAATCCATTCCTGTCGCGGCTCGCCATACTGCAATTCCGGGGTGAGATGCAGCGTGACTCGCCGATCGCCCAATGCCTCGGCTTTGGCGGCCAAAATGCCTTGCGCTTGTTGATACGTATGGCCGCTGACTTCGCCGTGCTCGTTCATCAGCAGCGGCACTTCAGGATAGATGTTGGAAGCGATGATTTCTCCTCGCCACCCGGAATGCAATTGCATTTGTTGACGGCTGACCGGCGAAGCTTTTTCCAGGCGGGCCGCCGCTTCCGTCATGGTGGCGGGCTTTTTCTCCGCGGCAGCAAGTTTTCGGGCCAAGGGCGCCGGCAGCTCGCCGCTAATGACGCCTGCGCGAAAGCCATTTTCGCCAAGTGCCCGCCGCGTTGCCAAGGGAATTTGCTGTTCATCAATTTGGTCCCACAGCATGCCGTTGAGTTCTTCGTCGTGAGGCGAAAACCGAATGGAAATAATTTCCAATTGCACGCCGTCGTCGACCATATCGAGCGGCTTCAAGAGCGACGGCTCATGTGCCGCAGTGCTAGATGCCCAACGGCAACCGGAAAGCCCGGTCGCCATCGTCAGCGTCAAGCAGCAACAAAAAAATCGAAGCGTAGCGCGCAGCATCGCTCTTGAAGAAATATAATTTGATAGAATCCGCGGAACGAAAAGAACGGCCAGAGAAGCGCCCATGCAGGGCCGCGTAGATTAAACGGCGGCGCAAGCGGCGTCAATCCGAGAGAGGCAATGCTAGCACCGCCGAAGCGTTACGATTTGGCCGCAGCTGGTTCGCCTTCGAACTTGGGCGCCTGAGGAGCTTTAGCGCCGCGATCGCGCACACCGACAAACTCCAAAATAGCCCGGGTGCCAGCATCTCCCAACCGCGGCTTGGCCAACCGCATAATGCGCGTGTAGCCGCCCATGCGATCGATAAATCGTGGGGCAACCACTTCAAAGCAAACATTGGCGGCTTGCTTGCGTCCCAACAGGCGAACCAGCCGGCGCCGAGTAAGAACGACAGGAGCCATGGCGGCGGCCCATTTTTGCCACTGCTTGCTTTTGCGCCACTTTCGCCATTCATCACTGTTGCGATCGGCTGAAGTGCCGAGCTTATTGGCTTCATCGAGAGCCGCTTGTGCGCGGCAGGCGATGCTAATACAGCGTTCCACCAAAGGGCGCACTTCTTTTGCCTTCTGAATGGTAGTAACGATGCGGCCTTTTACCTTCGGCGCTTGCTTCTCGTCGAGGAATTCGTCTTTATCGAGCTCAGTTAAAAACAGCGCGCTGGCCAAATTTCGCAATAGCGCCTTGCGGTGCGATGGCGAGCGTCCCAAAACTCGGCCCAATCTACGATGTCGCATGACAGTGAAATCTTTCTATTGTTATCCGTGCAATTGACAAAGTGCGGTTCCATTACACGGCGGCCGGCACGCGCATGCCCAAGCGCAGGCCCAACTCAGTCAGCTTATCTTTGATTTCGCGCAGTGTAGTTTCGCCGAAGTTACGCACTTCCAGCAATTGATCTTCGGAGCGTTGAACCAGGTCGCGCACGGTTTGAATGCCCTCGCTTTCGAGGCAGTTCATGGCGCGTACCGATAATTTCAAGTCGGCCAGCGGCATACCGAGCTTTTGCTCGGCCGCGCCGTCGATGGGGCCACCCGAGCTTCCCGTCCGCCCCACTCCACTGACGCGGGCGCCTAGCTCGGCATATTGCACAAACGGGTTCAAATGCTTGCGCAAAACTTTGGCCGATTCAACCAGCGCCATTTCCGGACCGATGGAGCCGTTGGTCCAAATTTCAGTCGTCAGCTTATCGTAATTGGTTTTCTGGCCGACGCGGGTTTCTTCAATTTCGTAACGCACGCGCAGCACGGGGCTGAACACGGCATCGACCGGAATGATGCCGATTTCCTGCACGTTGGGGCTGTGTTCGCTGGCGGGGACATAACCGCGGCCGTTTTCGATGACCATTTCCATAACAAACGGCACATCGTCAGTGAGCGTGGCTAAAATGTGGTTCTTATTGATGATTTCCACCGTGTCGTCGGTTTGCACGTCGGCGCCGCTTACCACGCCGCGCGTGTTCTTTTCGATCCGCAGCACCTTGGTTTGATCGGTAAAGTTTTTCACCACCAACGATTTCACGTTCAAAACCACGTCGGTCATATCTTCCACGACGCCGGGCAGCGTGGTGAATTCGTGCTGCGCTCCGTGAATTTTAATTTGGGTGACCGCGCTGCCTTCCAGGCTGGACAGCAAGATGCGCCGCAAGGAATTACCGATAGTGACGCCAAAGCCGCGTTCAAACGGCTCGGCCACAAATTTTCCGTACGTGGCCGACAACGTTTTCACGTCGCAAACCACTTGGCTGGGCAGCTCTAATCCACGCCAGCGAATATGCATATAGGCCTCCTAGTGTGTCTAGTGTCTGGGTGCCTGCTGTCTAAAATCGTCGGCCGCCCAGGGCCGCTTGCCAGACACCAGACACTCAGAAACAAAGACACTCTTACTTCGAACACAACTCCACAATCAAATTCGCTTGAATTCCCCCCAGCGAGCAATCTTCCGCGCTCGGCAAGCGGTTGACGTGGCCCTCGGGAATGGCGCCTTCAATGCGCGACAGAAAATCGGGAATGTCGCGATGATATTCCGCCACGCAGGCTTGCACGGCCTGCAAGCTTTTGCCGCGATTTTTAGCGCGGATGACATCGCCCACGTGCACCAAGTAACTGGGAATATCGCAGCGATGGCCGTTCACCGTAATGTGACCATGCCGAATGATTTGGCGCGCCTGTGCCCGCGACAAGCCGAAACCAAGCCGGCAGACGATGTTATCAAGCCGGCGCTCCAGCAAGCTCATCAGCGCCTCGCCCGTGTTTCCTTTTCCCTTGACGGCCCGCTGGTAATAGCCACGGAACTGGCGTTCCAGCACGCCATAATAATGCTTTACTTTTTGCTTTTCGCGCAAGTGAATGCCGTAATCGGTAAGCTTGCCGCGGCGAGAAGCCATGCCCGGTGGGGTTTCGCGCCGTTCAATGGCGCACTTGGGCGTATCGCATCGAGTACCTTTCAAAAATAGCTTTAACCCGTCGCGGCGGCACAAACGGCAAACTGGTCCAGTGGTACGAGCCATGATTTCGCAGAGATAAAATGTAAAATAGGGTGTGATGGAAAATGATATTCGAAGTTTTTTGATAACCGCGCGCGGCTAAACACGGCGCCGCTTCGGCGGGCGGCAACCGTTGTGCGGCAGCGGCGTGATGTCTTCAATCGATTTGATCGTGAGGCCCGCGGCCTGTAACGCCGTAATGGCGCTTTCCCGGCCGCTGCCGGGACCTTTGACTTTGACTTCCACTTCTTTCACGCCAAATTTCGATGCCTTTTCCGCAGCCTGCTGGGCGGCCATTTGACCAGCAAACGGCGTGCTTTTGCGCGAGCCTTTGAAACCTGTGGTGCCGGCGCTGGCCCAACACAAGGCATCTCCCTTGGTGTCAGTAATGGTGACGGTCGTGTTGTTGAACGTGGCCTTAATGTAGGCGATGCCCACGGTCACATTCCGCCGCGCTTTACGTTTAGTTTTCGCTACAGCCATAATTGAGTTTCTACTTCTCTATGTATCTGGTGGTCTGGTTTATCTGGTGCCAAGCCGATGAGGGATTCCGATGTCTGCAACTAGGCACAACAGACACCAAGACACCCTCACGTTACTTCATGTCCTTCACGCCTTTCTTGCCGGCCACAGTTTTCTTGGGGCCTTTGCGTGTTCTGGCGTTCGTGCGGGTTCGCTGTCCACGAACCGGCAAGCCACGCCGATGCCGCACGCCCCGGTAGCAGCCGATATCTTTTAGTCGGGCAATGTTCTGTGTTAGCTGCCGCCGCAACTGGCCTTCGGCCGTGTAATCTTTATCCAACAGCGCCGCCATGCGAGCGACTTCGTCTTCGTGCAAATCGCGAGCCCGGGCTTGGGCATCCA
Proteins encoded:
- the rpsD gene encoding 30S ribosomal protein S4, whose translation is MARTTGPVCRLCRRDGLKLFLKGTRCDTPKCAIERRETPPGMASRRGKLTDYGIHLREKQKVKHYYGVLERQFRGYYQRAVKGKGNTGEALMSLLERRLDNIVCRLGFGLSRAQARQIIRHGHITVNGHRCDIPSYLVHVGDVIRAKNRGKSLQAVQACVAEYHRDIPDFLSRIEGAIPEGHVNRLPSAEDCSLGGIQANLIVELCSK
- a CDS encoding L17 family ribosomal protein, coding for MRHRRLGRVLGRSPSHRKALLRNLASALFLTELDKDEFLDEKQAPKVKGRIVTTIQKAKEVRPLVERCISIACRAQAALDEANKLGTSADRNSDEWRKWRKSKQWQKWAAAMAPVVLTRRRLVRLLGRKQAANVCFEVVAPRFIDRMGGYTRIMRLAKPRLGDAGTRAILEFVGVRDRGAKAPQAPKFEGEPAAAKS
- a CDS encoding carboxypeptidase regulatory-like domain-containing protein; the protein is MTVIYLPLASFERNSVLALVSMALWATLVLGIAWGAVVALRRASPAMRYCVWQFSLLSLLVVPLVCLLAPGIPLGFWSPATSPATENSAQPGLLASAPMTHAPLPSEDNVLRQFSLARPQTVMPPRFPSPSESEAEAKKSPSVAAVVATQSAPNTSGLRISWQVGAVLLWISGAVVHLLFLLYSIACARNVARRAVPIANAQFHAALNDSQLRLVGSRNVHLLKSTETKIPVVIGVFWPRILLPADVCRWSTSRLRMVLSHELAHVQRRDVLWQLIARTVAAGYWFHPLVWIAVRSMRREREQACDNQVLLMGITSVDYAAGLVEVAALLLGSKKTLTGGIGMIQPSQLEGRVRAILDKTSARNPVSVWARRMILLATACVVLTLGLLRPFSPVPSRAADQPIAESKPAAPAKPPVDTEKTSPEVKSETKSDTVADSTKKLLFDEEGNQPTKGSIRIHVVDFQGQPLSDAKITVSVATHDDKFKNKRDYITDADGQVNADLPSTLYILRLWANKSGYVSGFHGWEKDPPAKRKPVPEEFTFHLKTGTVMGGTVVDEEGKPIAGATVTINSDPGGLLAYDDLKTDAEGRWKLGTAPPGDKLVIHVIASHPDFISVRSYYDMNLDDRVPIEQLRNQTASIVLKRGVHVTGIVTDPDGKPVAKALAIWGDRPYWEHKPQQEVHTDDQGVYHLPPLPPGPMRVTIVAQGWMPDMRQIEIKPNLAPVDFQLKPGKTLRIRLVDHDGTPVTDALFHIENWHGAQSLYNDKHSNVIDSKIPRYPDKNGIYEWTWAPDDAVKFHVSAEGDFAAPEVDFTADDQEHVFTLPPLLRISGHVTDANTGQPIDKFTIVPVEELGENLLVTLRPKAKEQTGGQFVLDKLDRTDVAHRVRVEAHGYRSAISGLFHVGDKNTTADFQLQPAPAASGRVLDAEGQPVKGAKVFLATKTQQLDNPESDQHEMFSDNFCLETNAQGEFAFPAQCERYIVMVIHDAGYAELDLQPDQIPGDMKLEKWARIEGNLWQAGQPAAKAQIDFDPLHCNFFRMGDMPYIADHDGTQTDEHGHFVLERVPPIKCSVSAELSPWQNYPITSSQHVPLNLQPGQTVMLNLGGDGAQMKGQVKLAGEKADNFDLNWSLNYLLRKAPGIEPPAELSNTEFNWRYGWSEVWCDSQEGNVYRSTLNHYFVRLNSDGKLLISGVPAGEYELALRIYEHKEPTACMVNPVGSKIVSFQVTEADVAKGTLDLGTITVDATRGSQLGDRMPDFEFQTLDGAKKKLSDFRGQYVLIDFWATWCNSCVAELPQLQSLQDQPSASGKLAVLGVNLDSDQSAARAFIQRHPLPVMQGFLEEGPPAKDLTCWAASSIPSYILISPDGKLVQKSFSLSEIKDKLAALMAH
- the rpsK gene encoding 30S ribosomal protein S11; protein product: MAVAKTKRKARRNVTVGIAYIKATFNNTTVTITDTKGDALCWASAGTTGFKGSRKSTPFAGQMAAQQAAEKASKFGVKEVEVKVKGPGSGRESAITALQAAGLTIKSIEDITPLPHNGCRPPKRRRV
- a CDS encoding DNA-directed RNA polymerase subunit alpha → MHIRWRGLELPSQVVCDVKTLSATYGKFVAEPFERGFGVTIGNSLRRILLSSLEGSAVTQIKIHGAQHEFTTLPGVVEDMTDVVLNVKSLVVKNFTDQTKVLRIEKNTRGVVSGADVQTDDTVEIINKNHILATLTDDVPFVMEMVIENGRGYVPASEHSPNVQEIGIIPVDAVFSPVLRVRYEIEETRVGQKTNYDKLTTEIWTNGSIGPEMALVESAKVLRKHLNPFVQYAELGARVSGVGRTGSSGGPIDGAAEQKLGMPLADLKLSVRAMNCLESEGIQTVRDLVQRSEDQLLEVRNFGETTLREIKDKLTELGLRLGMRVPAAV
- the rpsM gene encoding 30S ribosomal protein S13, which translates into the protein MPRLLGVDIPPDKPTFISLQYLYGVGPHVARELCHKAGVDAQARARDLHEDEVARMAALLDKDYTAEGQLRRQLTQNIARLKDIGCYRGVRHRRGLPVRGQRTRTNARTRKGPKKTVAGKKGVKDMK